From Sphingobium sp. B2D3C:
CACGATGATCGTGTCGTCGCTATCCGCGCCAGCTTCCGCCGGGGCGCCTTCCATCTGGGCCATAGCGGGGGCAGCGGACAGCGCGACGGACGCCAGCAGAACGGATCGGAGAAAAGACAAGACAGCCCCCTGAATGAATCGATAATGCGAGTAAGTCGCAACTATGTCGATTGTTCGGGCGATGCAATCCCTTGCCGGAAGAAAAGGAGGGTTGCGCTCGGTTCAGGATTTAGGGTTACGTCCGATTAGGCCGATAGGCTGGCGTCCCGCTTGAGCGCGCAGGCCGCGCGCCAATAATGGAAGGCAGCCAGCGCATAGAGCGCGATGCTGGCCAGCAGGGCGTGGCGCACACCCCAGGCAGAGGCGGTGGCGCAGGCGCCGGTGAGGCGGGCATCCGTGCAGACGCTCTTGAAGCCGGGCATTGCAAGACCTGCGAAGATGTCGCTCGCCAGGCCGATGATCGGCGGGCCGAGGCCAACGCCGACCAGCGTGGCGATGAAGAAGTAGATGAAGGCCGCCGTCGTCCGCGCGTTGGGCGCGACGAGGTTCTGCAGGGCGACCAAGGTCGGCACCGAATAGAAGAACAGGAAGACCCCGGCCACGGTCAGGCAGACGAGCGCCGGCAGCGGGCTGCCCAGCGAATAACCGACCAGATAGAGCGGCACGCTGGTGGCGATGCCGCAAAAGGGCAGCAGCGCATACCAATGCTGTCCGCGCCGGGCGATGAAGTCGATCCCGACGCCGCCCAGCACCATGCCGGCCGTGGCCGCCGTGGACGAGATGATCGCCACATAGACGCCGGCCTGCGTAATCGAGAGATCATGGACGCGCATGAAGAACGGCGCCGTGAAAGCGCCGCCGGCGTAGAGCGCCATGCTGGAGAGGGCGAGTCCGATGAGCAGATTGCGGAACACCGCCTTGCGCGCCATCATGCTCATGACCTCTCCCATCGGCGGGGGCGGCGTCGCGGCTTTGCTGGTCGGCCGGGCGCCGTTGTTCAGGCCATCGCTTAAACCTCTGGGCGGATCGCGCAGCAGCAGGCGGAAGAGGAGGGCGACGATGAGGCCGGGGCCGCATACCGCGATCATCGCGGTCCGCCAGCCATGGTCCTTGGCGATCCACACCGCCGCCAGCGCACCGATGAACGAGCCGAGTGGGGAGCCGAGCCGCATCATGGTGATTGCAAAGCCGCGCTGATGCGGCGGGAAATGATCGCCGATGAGCGAGGTGCTGGGTGCCTGCACGCCCGCCTCGCCGATGCCGACGCCGATCCGGCACAGGAAGAGCTGCCAGAAATTTGCCGATAGCCCGCACAGCGCGCTCATCAGCGAGAACAGCCCCACCGAGACGGAAATGATCGTGATCCGGTCGCGTCGTTCCGCAAGGCGCGCGATCGGCAAGCCCAGCGTGGAATAGAGGATGGCAAAGCCGAGCCCGCCCAGCAGCCCGAGCTGGAAATCGGTGAGGCCAAGATCCTCCTTGATCGGCTGGCCCAGCGTCTGCACGATCACCCGGTCGATATAGGCGAAGGCGGCGACCAGCATGATCAGCGCCAGCAGCATGGCGCGATAGCCAGGGCCATAATGTCGCTGCTGTGGAGGTGTCGAGGCGTCGTCGGTCATGGGGCCTGCGCAATAGGGGGTGGAACGAAGGGCGCTTGCCGGCGCGCAGACGGTATAGACCGGCCAGTCGGCGACGCAAGACTGTTGATGACTCAATGAATTGCTTTTGGCGCGCAATTGTTGCAGTGGTAGAGTTTCGCGACGTGGCTTGGGGGGGGGCCGCAGCTTGACCGCTGGGGCGTGGGCCGGGCAAGGGGGCAGCGATTTGAATGATGAGCGATGAGAAAGTGCAGTCCAAGGTGAGCGGTCGTAAAGCAGGCGCGGCGGACGAGGTCCAGCTCCCCGGGTGGAACCTTGATGAGCTGAACTATCCGACGTTCCGGATGACGCTGATCGCCAAGATCATGGATCGGCTGACCATTCGCAATCTCGCGGAGATTGAGGACATCACCTATGCGGAATGGCGGGTGATGGCGCGGCTCGCCACGATGCACCAGGGTGGAACGGTGCGGCAGGTGGCCGAGATGGCCTGGGTCGACCGGGCCGAAGTCAGCCGCGCCGTCAGCACCCTCGAGGAGAAGGGGTATACGCTGCGCATGGAGAACCCCCATGATCGGCGGGCGCCCATTCTCAAGATGACTTCCGTGGGGCTGGAGCGATACCGCGCGGCGCTGGCCGAACGGAAAGCCTTTCACGAACTGTTGACCGCGAAACTCTCCGACAAGGAGTGTGAGACGCTCAACCAGCTGCTCGCCAAGATCGGCGAGCAACTGGTCGTGCTTTCGCAGCCGGTCTCGACTGACGCGGTTAAATGATCGCGTAATAGCGGAACAGCGAATGGTCCGGCGCGTCGTCGGGCGTCAGTTTAGGGCGACGCTGCCCGACGCCGACGATCACGGTGCGGTTGAGCCAGCCATGCGGCCCGTCCGGCGCGCGGAAATAGGGCGTGCAGCGGAAATAGGACGATGTCTTGGTGCCGTCCGGCAAGTCCAGCGGACCGTGCACATAGCCAAGGTTGCGGATATAGATCAGCGCCCCGTCATCCGCCTCGATCATATAATGGGCATTGAGCTCCACCACCTTGTCGGTGCGGACCACCGGCCAGTCTGCGCCGCTATAATCGACCAGCTTGCCATTGAGGCGCGGCCCCTCGACGGTGCTGCCTTCGCCTACGGACGTGTAGCCGTGATTGGGGCCGCCCGCATGGATGGCGCCAGTCGCCCAGCGCTTGTCGAAATTGATGCGGATGTCGAAGACATGATCGTAGCGAAGGGCGAGGGGATCGTCAGTCATGGATGTCCTTGCGGCTTGTGTTGATAGATCAACTTATAGAGCAGGCGGGCGACAGTGCGACCCCTTAAGGTCGTGCTTCACGCTGCCCTTCGTGCGCCGCGCAGCAAATCCACGAGCGAGGCTGCATCGTCGATGGCATCGCCGCGCCATGCGACATGGCCGTCCGGCCGGGCCAGCAGCAGGCGGTGGCGGTAGACCTCCGGCACATTATCGAGCGCGCGATCCACGGCGAGGACCGTGAGCGGCATCCCGCAAGCCCGCGCCGCTGCAACCAGCGGCTCGACGTCCGGCGCGGCCTCAACCTCGTCTTCAATGCAGATCAGCGTGTAGCCCGGCCCGCAAAGGTCGTAGAGTGAGCGCCCATCCGCGAGGAAGAAATGCGGCACGCGGCACCCCGGCGCGGTCGAGGGCGTGAAGTCGTGCATGGTGTAGGTCGGCGCGGCCTCGCCATCATAGGCAATGATCGGCGAAGCATCATAGAAATAGCCGTAGTTCAGGCCGGCGCAGGCGTATTGCTGCACATTGAGCGCATAGGCAGCCGCGCCCACGGCTTGGCGCGCCGCCTCGCCTCCGGGCGTGTCGTCCTCGATCTCCGGCGGCAGGGTATTGCGCTCCTTGATGGCGCCGCTGGCATGACCCATCGCAAAGCGGGAAACCTGTTCGGTGATGGGCTTGCGCTCTGCGACATAGGCGTCGAGGATTCCCTCGGGTGCCCAGTCTTGCAGGGTTGCGGCGAGCATCCAGGAGAGGTCCATGGCATCGGCAATGCCGGCGTTCATGCCATAGCCGGCATAAGGCACCCACAGATGCGCGGCATCGCCGGCGATGAAGATGCGGCCTTGGCGGAAGCGGTTGGCGACCAGTCGCCGGCCGATCCAGTCCTCGTTGGAGAGTTGCGTGAAAGGGAAGTCCGGCCCGACGCCCAGGATGTGCCGAATGCACCGATCCCGGTCGACCTCCTCGAACGTCTCCTCATCGGGCCGCAGATAATTGTGGACGAGCCACCGCCGCTCGCCATCAATGGCGAGCACGGTCCCGGCGCGATCGGGATTGTAATTATAGTTCATCCACGCCGGACCACTGCCGAGCGCATCGAGAAGATCGGGCGCGTCGATCAGGGTGGATTGCACGCGCTGGACGACGGCATCGCCCTCTAGCTTTCCGCCGATCTGCTTGCGCACGGCGGAACTGCCGCCGTCGCAGCCGACCATGTAGCGGCAGCGGATTTCTCGGGACGCACCGCTCGGGAGGTCGGTCAGCAGCGCGCGCACGCTTCCCCCCTCGTCCTGCACGCTGTCGAACCGGGTCTCGTTGAGCAGCGTGATGTTCGGGTGCTGCGCAGCATGGGCAAAGAAGATCGGTTCGAAGAAGATCTGATTGACCCGATGCGGCGGTTCGGGGGTGGGCCACCAGCCATCCGGGCCGCTCCTGTCCTGATAGCGGTTGCGCCGCGACGGGATGGGGATGCGCGCGAGTTCGGTGCCGGTCATCCGCGTGCGGAACACGATGTCATTGGGGTAATCGTGCGGCAGGCCGACCGCGCGCACCTCCCGCGACAGGCCGAGGCGGCGCAGCGTCTCCATCGTGCGCGAGGACACATGGTTGCACTTCACGCTGGGTGGTTGACCGGCGGGACGCATCTCCGCAACGACAACCTGGATCCCCCGTGACGCCAGGTCCAGCGCGAGCAGCAGCCCCACGGGCCCCGCGCCGATAATCAGAACTTCGGTGTCAGTCATCCGCCCCTCGTTGAGTAATCAACGAAACCGATAGCAGATGCGGAAGCGGGATCAATTTCTTTTTGTCCGTCTCTCCAGAGCGTTGAAGCGGGTTAGCCCCAAAGGGCTAGTGGAGACCGGAACCCGACGCCCGCAGGGCCATTCAGGCCATCGAGCTTGGGGAAAGAGCAGTCCGGCGAAAGCGGTTCAAGGGATTCGCCTCTCTAGCATCGTCATCTTCGTGACAGCGGGAAAGGGACTCGCTTCCAGTTCCGCAGGCCGAAGCGGCATTGTCCGGCGAATGACGACCGAGAAGAGCTTGGCGTTGATTGCTCGCTCGCATAAGCATGGCGTCCGAAAAAATGGCCACGGACGTAAGGGAATCTTGGAAAGGCAGGAGATTGATGATTGAAGAAGGAAACGTTTAAAATAGTCAACAATAATGGTTAGTATGCAATATTTAACCTATAATTAATTCTATTTAATTTTACTGGAAATTCCTGATTTGTTAGGAGTCTCGTGTATCCGGCCTGCTTCTGAAATACGGCGCTCGACATGCGGGACAGGCAGGGTTCATTTGAGCCGTGTCAGGCTCCAAATCTGCCGGGCGTTAAGGGTTCCTTGCAGCGCAGCATTGCTGGGTCGCACCATGCCGGTCTAAAGTCGGATGATGACAACATAAAACGGGTAAGGCATTGAAAATGAATAAAATTACACGTTACAAAATACTGAATACTGTATCTTCTGGCAACAGCTTCAACGAAATCCATTAAATTATTTAATTATCGATCTGCTTTAACGTCGATTAAGCCCGCCCCAATAGCCGGCCCACGCCGTCTACACTTTGAAAAATATAGAATATTTCTCGCCCCTGCCTTGACCGGCAAGGAGAAGGCCAAGAGCGCAAACGCCCTTAACCTTCTGCCCGTTTACGACTGCCAGGCGCTTCCAAGCGTGCCCGTCACTCCCTTCAGGCCGATTTGGCGCCGACTCCGCTGGCGTGGTCTGCTTCCCCACATGCGGCTCGCAATCTCCAGTTCCTCCCGCCCAACAGCGCCTGTGTAGATGGCGGTGGTGCTGATGTCGGTATGACCCATCCACTTCTGCACCATGTTCAACGGCACGCCCGAGTGGATGGCCGACACGCCAAATCCGTGTCGAAAACCCTTGGCCGTCGCCTGCATCCCCTTGATGCCGACCGCCTTCATGATTGCGTTGACCTTTCGCCATGCTGTCATTCTCGACCATGTCCATAGCAGGCTGTCGTCCGCCCCCTTGCCTTGGCCATGGACCTTGTGGATCAGCTTCACCAGCTCCAGCGGGGCCGGAACGGCGCGATAAATTCCCCTTTTCCGTTTCTTGAGGCTTTCGATGATGATGCATTGCGAGCGCAGATCGATGCTCCTGAGCGTAAGCGCCAAGGCCTCCGAGATCCGGCATCCTGTCACGGCGAGCACCATGCAGAAGGTATAGGTCTCTGGCGCTTCGCGTGCGGCGTAAGCGAGCACGGCGGCCCGTTCTTCTTGGGTCAGATATTTGCGCTGCCCTTCATTGCCGTAAACCATGTTCAGCATCCCGCATCTCCCTCTCGGAGAGCCGCTGCCGGGACCGCCATTCGGGCGTTTCCGCACTGCAAAAGGATGCAAAAACAGCAATTTGAAACAGTATTCAGTATTCTGTCACGGACTCAGAGGGGTTTGGGATGCTGGATATGGCGCAACGGATGGCAGACGATTTCGGGGTGCCGGTTAACCTTTCGGTGGGGCCGGCACCCGAACTCGTGATGGTGGGGTTCAGGATCGATAACCTGTCCCACCTTGCCCAGGCTTATGGCGAAGCTGTGCGTGAAGGCGCGCGCGCTCTGCTGGCCGCTCTGCTCGGTGAGGTGCTCGGCGGCGACGGGGTCGTGATGCCGGTCTGCGATGACCTGATTACGGCGGTGGTCTGGTCGCCGACGGCCTTCGGGCAAGCCTTCACGAACGCGGCATGTGCGGACTTCGCCCGGCGCTTTGCGGTCGCGGTCGCTGGTCGGCCGCTCCTTCACGCTAACGCGGACCTGCGGCTCGCCGTCAGTGCAGCCTGGTCCCTGCTGCCCGATGTCCATTCCGACGCCGATCTTGGTGCAGCGCGGGACGATCTGGCGTGTCGCCTGACGACCCAGCGTTTCAACGGCAACCCGATTGATACGCAGGCCGACTGGGCGCAGCGTTACCGGGCTGACATGGCGCAGGCTGCGTCCCTGCTTTCGGCGCTGGCGAACGGGCGGCTGCTCCCGGTCTGGCAGCCGGTGCGCAACGGCGCGCAGGGCGATGCCGTGCTCTATCATGAATGTCTGCTGCGGATGCTCGAGGACGGGCGTCAGGAGACGGCCGGCCCCGCCATCGGCGCTCTGGAGCGCTTGGGCATGGTCGGCGTGCTGGATCATTATGTGGTCTCGACGGTGATCGAGGAACTCCAGCGCGATCCCGACGTGTGCCTGGGCGCCAATATCTCCGCGCACAGCGCCTGTCCCGGTGGGTGGTGGGATGAGCTGATGCCGCGCCTGCGCGACATGCCGTCCGTCGCGCGGCGTCTGGTCATCGAGATCACCGAGACTGCGCATTATCCGGATATTGGCGAGGCGACATGCTTTGCGGCGCGGCTGCGCAAGCTCGGCGTGCGGGTTGCGTTGGACGATTTCGGCGTTGGCCATGCCTCGCTGCGTTCGCTGCTGGCGCTGCAGCCCGACATTATCAAGATCGACGCCTTCTTCCTGCGCCGGGCGATCGGCTCCGAGCCGGATCGCGTGGCACTGCATCATCTGATCGGCCTGGCGGGCAGCTTTGTCGCTGACGTGGTCGTTGAAGGCGTGGAGACCGAGGAGGAATTCGATCTGGCGCGTGAGGCCGGCGCGATCTGGCTGCAGGGCTATCATATGGGCCGTCCTTCTGTGGTTCGCCCCTGGTTCAAGGACGCGGTCCAAACCAATGTGCTGGCTCTCTTCGAGAAACGGCAGGCTTACCGGGAAGCAGGCTGGAGTGTTCCGGGATGAGCACGCGGCATGTTGGGCATGTCTCTTTGGCTCCAGATCCCCTTTGCATAGCGAGTCCCGCACCCGGCGAGCTGGAGGACAGCGACGGAGGCCAGTCTTCGCTGGCGCGGGGCGTGGTGATGGGGGCTCCGGTCAGTCTGCTGCTGTGGTGGCTTCTTCTTCAACTGGTTGTGCGGGTCGCTTCGTAGCTTTGGCGCGGGGTGGTTGGCGATGTCGGCACAAGATCAGGATATTCGGGGTGATTTCGATGTTTGAGGGGGTTGGGACGAGGCGCGCTGCGACGCTGTGTCGTGGTTTGCGCGGTCCCGCAGGGCGCGGGGGCGGGCTGATCGGCTGCGCTGTGCTGGGGGCGGTGCTTGTTGCTCCGCTTACGGCCTTTGCGCAGCAGGGCGATGTTCGCGCGCCTGTGGCTGTGGCCGCAGTGCCGGGCCAGGTCTCTGAGCCGTCGTCTCTGTCGCTGGATGATCTGATGGCGCAGGCGGCGCGGGCCAATCCGCAGGTATTGTCGCAGACCGATGGCGCGCGGGCGTCGGCTTATGAAGTGGCGAGCGCGCGCTGGGCGTATTTTCCCGAGCCGGCGTTCGAGAGCGAGCGGGGGCGGCGGGGCTATGTCGTCACGGGCACGCTGACGCAGCCGGTGTGGACGTTCGGACGGATCGGCGCGAACGTCGATGCCGCCAAGGCGCGGCTCTCCTCGGCGGAAGCGGCGGTTGACGCGACGCGCTACCAGGTCGCGCTGCGGGTGATCGACAGCTATGGCCGGTTCGTGGCAGCGCGTCTGGGCGCGCAGGTCTATGCGGCCGATATCGCCCGGCTGGAAGCGCTGGAAGGCATGATGCGCCGGCGGGTGGCGACGGGCCTGTCCGCGCCGGTCGATCATAATCTGGTGCTCACCCGGCTGAGCCTCTCGCGCAACACGCTGACCAACTATCAGGCAATCGAGCAATCGGCGACCGAGGCGCTGAGCCAGCTGACCGGGCGGCCGATCGATCCGGCGCGGATCGCGTTCGACGTGGCGGCAGGCGACGAGCCGCTGGATGTGCGCAGCGAGGACCTGCTGGCACGCAGCCTCACGACCAACCCGGCGCTGTTGCGCGCCGAGCAGGAGATCGGCGTCGCCAAGGCCGAGGCGCGGGTGGCGTCCAGGGCGATGATGCCGACCATCTATGCGCGGGCCGAACAGCGCTTCTCGGACGATCGCTATTATGCCTCGGCGCTGCCGGACACCCGGGTCGTGGTCGGCGTGAAGTTCGCCTTCGGCTCCGGGCTCGCCTCGGTGGAGCGCATCCGCGCCTCGCAGGCGCTGGAGAGCGCGGCGCGCAATGCCCGCGATGCCTATCGGGCGGATCTGACGGCTGAGGTCGCGGCGGATCTGGCGAGCTGGCGTGCGGCGCGCAGCCTGGTGCGCGAGTTGCAGGTCAGCCGGGGCGTGCAGCAGCAGACCTTCGAATCCTACAACCGGATGTTCCTGGCCGGCAAGCGCAGCTGGCTGGACGTTCTCAATGTCACCCGAGAGCAGACCGACATCGAGCGGAGCCTGAGCGATGCGCAGGTCCAGCTTTTGATCGCCCGCTACCGCTTGCGCCTCAAGGAAGGGGCCTTCCCATGGAACTGATTGCAGGGCCTTCACAGGCCGAGACTCCCGCCGGCGCGCCTGCCGGGGCGCCCGAGAGTGCGTCCGAGGACGCCCTCTTCATGGGACCGCCGCCCGCGACCCCCTTTGCCGATGGCGTGCTCTGGCTGGGCGGGCGCCTGGCGACGGCGCTGGAGTGCCAGGGCGGTCTGACGCGGCGCGACGGTCGCCGCATCCGCGCGCTGTTCAGTGCTGGCGCATCGGGGGCAGGCGCATCGGGCGAGGAGAGCCGCATTGCGGCGCGCGCGGCGCTGGCGCTGTGCGAGACGCTGCGGCTCAAGCTCTCGCGCTGGCGGCGCGAACCGCATGAGGCGGACCTGCCGATGATCGCGCTGGTGCCCGGCGCCGGCTATCGCATGGTGCTGAGCCTGAGCAACGACGGCACCTGGCTGTGCGAGGGGCCGCAGGGTCGCGAGCGGATGGCGGCATGGCCCGAAGGCACGATGTTCGCCGGTGTCACGCCGCGTGGCGAAGTTGCCCATGCGCGCACGGCCAAGGGCGTGTTCGAGGCGATCATGGCCGTCGACAAATCCTGGGTGGTGATGGCGGCGCTGGCCTCGACGCTGGCGAGCATCCTGGTGCTGGCGACCTCGCTCTACTCGATGCAGGTCTATGACCGTGTGATCGGGCAGGGC
This genomic window contains:
- a CDS encoding tyrosine-type recombinase/integrase, encoding MLNMVYGNEGQRKYLTQEERAAVLAYAAREAPETYTFCMVLAVTGCRISEALALTLRSIDLRSQCIIIESLKKRKRGIYRAVPAPLELVKLIHKVHGQGKGADDSLLWTWSRMTAWRKVNAIMKAVGIKGMQATAKGFRHGFGVSAIHSGVPLNMVQKWMGHTDISTTAIYTGAVGREELEIASRMWGSRPRQRSRRQIGLKGVTGTLGSAWQS
- a CDS encoding MarR family winged helix-turn-helix transcriptional regulator; the encoded protein is MMSDEKVQSKVSGRKAGAADEVQLPGWNLDELNYPTFRMTLIAKIMDRLTIRNLAEIEDITYAEWRVMARLATMHQGGTVRQVAEMAWVDRAEVSRAVSTLEEKGYTLRMENPHDRRAPILKMTSVGLERYRAALAERKAFHELLTAKLSDKECETLNQLLAKIGEQLVVLSQPVSTDAVK
- a CDS encoding DUF3237 domain-containing protein; this encodes MTDDPLALRYDHVFDIRINFDKRWATGAIHAGGPNHGYTSVGEGSTVEGPRLNGKLVDYSGADWPVVRTDKVVELNAHYMIEADDGALIYIRNLGYVHGPLDLPDGTKTSSYFRCTPYFRAPDGPHGWLNRTVIVGVGQRRPKLTPDDAPDHSLFRYYAII
- a CDS encoding TolC family protein, whose translation is MFEGVGTRRAATLCRGLRGPAGRGGGLIGCAVLGAVLVAPLTAFAQQGDVRAPVAVAAVPGQVSEPSSLSLDDLMAQAARANPQVLSQTDGARASAYEVASARWAYFPEPAFESERGRRGYVVTGTLTQPVWTFGRIGANVDAAKARLSSAEAAVDATRYQVALRVIDSYGRFVAARLGAQVYAADIARLEALEGMMRRRVATGLSAPVDHNLVLTRLSLSRNTLTNYQAIEQSATEALSQLTGRPIDPARIAFDVAAGDEPLDVRSEDLLARSLTTNPALLRAEQEIGVAKAEARVASRAMMPTIYARAEQRFSDDRYYASALPDTRVVVGVKFAFGSGLASVERIRASQALESAARNARDAYRADLTAEVAADLASWRAARSLVRELQVSRGVQQQTFESYNRMFLAGKRSWLDVLNVTREQTDIERSLSDAQVQLLIARYRLRLKEGAFPWN
- a CDS encoding EAL domain-containing protein — encoded protein: MADDFGVPVNLSVGPAPELVMVGFRIDNLSHLAQAYGEAVREGARALLAALLGEVLGGDGVVMPVCDDLITAVVWSPTAFGQAFTNAACADFARRFAVAVAGRPLLHANADLRLAVSAAWSLLPDVHSDADLGAARDDLACRLTTQRFNGNPIDTQADWAQRYRADMAQAASLLSALANGRLLPVWQPVRNGAQGDAVLYHECLLRMLEDGRQETAGPAIGALERLGMVGVLDHYVVSTVIEELQRDPDVCLGANISAHSACPGGWWDELMPRLRDMPSVARRLVIEITETAHYPDIGEATCFAARLRKLGVRVALDDFGVGHASLRSLLALQPDIIKIDAFFLRRAIGSEPDRVALHHLIGLAGSFVADVVVEGVETEEEFDLAREAGAIWLQGYHMGRPSVVRPWFKDAVQTNVLALFEKRQAYREAGWSVPG
- a CDS encoding spinster family MFS transporter codes for the protein MTDDASTPPQQRHYGPGYRAMLLALIMLVAAFAYIDRVIVQTLGQPIKEDLGLTDFQLGLLGGLGFAILYSTLGLPIARLAERRDRITIISVSVGLFSLMSALCGLSANFWQLFLCRIGVGIGEAGVQAPSTSLIGDHFPPHQRGFAITMMRLGSPLGSFIGALAAVWIAKDHGWRTAMIAVCGPGLIVALLFRLLLRDPPRGLSDGLNNGARPTSKAATPPPPMGEVMSMMARKAVFRNLLIGLALSSMALYAGGAFTAPFFMRVHDLSITQAGVYVAIISSTAATAGMVLGGVGIDFIARRGQHWYALLPFCGIATSVPLYLVGYSLGSPLPALVCLTVAGVFLFFYSVPTLVALQNLVAPNARTTAAFIYFFIATLVGVGLGPPIIGLASDIFAGLAMPGFKSVCTDARLTGACATASAWGVRHALLASIALYALAAFHYWRAACALKRDASLSA
- a CDS encoding FAD-dependent oxidoreductase, with protein sequence MTDTEVLIIGAGPVGLLLALDLASRGIQVVVAEMRPAGQPPSVKCNHVSSRTMETLRRLGLSREVRAVGLPHDYPNDIVFRTRMTGTELARIPIPSRRNRYQDRSGPDGWWPTPEPPHRVNQIFFEPIFFAHAAQHPNITLLNETRFDSVQDEGGSVRALLTDLPSGASREIRCRYMVGCDGGSSAVRKQIGGKLEGDAVVQRVQSTLIDAPDLLDALGSGPAWMNYNYNPDRAGTVLAIDGERRWLVHNYLRPDEETFEEVDRDRCIRHILGVGPDFPFTQLSNEDWIGRRLVANRFRQGRIFIAGDAAHLWVPYAGYGMNAGIADAMDLSWMLAATLQDWAPEGILDAYVAERKPITEQVSRFAMGHASGAIKERNTLPPEIEDDTPGGEAARQAVGAAAYALNVQQYACAGLNYGYFYDASPIIAYDGEAAPTYTMHDFTPSTAPGCRVPHFFLADGRSLYDLCGPGYTLICIEDEVEAAPDVEPLVAAARACGMPLTVLAVDRALDNVPEVYRHRLLLARPDGHVAWRGDAIDDAASLVDLLRGARRAA